A single Bacteroidota bacterium DNA region contains:
- the crtI gene encoding phytoene desaturase family protein — protein MKQSVTIVGAGLGGLATALRLSHLGYRVRILEKNDQAGGRLNQLKQAGFTFDMGPSFFSMSYEFKELFDSVGTPMPLELEELDPVYGVNFAGEDRTYLIYKNLDRLAEQFADVEPHFRQKAEKYLKRAAQLFHDTEHRIVKRNFTGKLDYLGAMATVPLKHAPLLLRSMWAELERHFDSQQAKVIFSLVAFFLGATPFNTPAVYALLNYTELQHDGYWGVRGGMYRIVEALLAELEKRGVEVVYNTEVVRAEGDREVTALIDQHGHRWAADIYVCNADAAAFRGLALQRPRYRPERLDKLQWTLAPFTIYLGVQGRLDNVYHHNYFLGDNFHAYAEEIFRTQVAPEKPYYYLNVSSHTDPTCAPPGCENLFILCPVPDRRYKPQWDDAEQLADTIVADLSARIGYDLQAHTLTRTVMTPIDWEEKFRLYRGSGLGLAHGLNQVGALRPANKDEHFGNLYYVGASTIPGTGLPIVVISSRLVTERIQKEHAPTAAAI, from the coding sequence TTGAAACAATCCGTAACCATCGTCGGTGCTGGCCTGGGTGGGCTAGCCACGGCACTGCGGCTTAGCCACCTAGGCTACCGGGTGCGCATCCTGGAGAAGAATGACCAGGCAGGCGGGCGACTAAACCAGCTGAAGCAGGCGGGCTTTACGTTTGACATGGGGCCCTCGTTCTTCAGCATGAGCTATGAGTTCAAGGAGCTATTTGACTCGGTGGGCACCCCTATGCCCCTGGAGCTGGAGGAGCTAGACCCCGTGTATGGGGTAAACTTTGCCGGCGAAGACCGCACCTACCTGATCTACAAAAACCTGGACCGCCTGGCCGAGCAGTTTGCCGACGTAGAGCCCCACTTCAGGCAGAAGGCAGAAAAATACCTGAAGCGGGCCGCCCAGCTGTTTCACGACACCGAGCACCGGATTGTGAAGCGCAACTTTACGGGCAAGCTGGACTACCTGGGGGCCATGGCTACGGTGCCCCTGAAGCACGCCCCCCTGCTGCTACGCAGTATGTGGGCCGAGCTGGAGCGCCACTTCGACAGCCAGCAGGCCAAGGTCATCTTCTCGCTGGTGGCTTTCTTCCTGGGGGCTACCCCATTCAATACCCCTGCGGTGTATGCCCTGCTGAACTATACCGAACTGCAGCACGATGGCTACTGGGGTGTGCGCGGGGGGATGTACCGCATAGTAGAAGCCCTGCTGGCCGAGCTGGAAAAGCGGGGGGTAGAAGTGGTGTACAACACCGAGGTGGTGCGGGCCGAGGGCGACCGGGAGGTAACGGCCCTGATAGACCAGCACGGCCACCGCTGGGCAGCCGACATCTATGTGTGCAATGCCGATGCAGCCGCATTTCGTGGCCTGGCACTGCAGCGCCCCAGGTACCGGCCCGAGCGGCTGGACAAACTGCAGTGGACGCTGGCGCCCTTTACCATCTACCTGGGTGTGCAGGGCCGGCTAGACAATGTGTATCACCACAATTACTTCCTGGGCGATAACTTCCATGCCTATGCAGAAGAGATTTTCCGGACGCAGGTGGCACCCGAGAAGCCCTACTATTACCTGAACGTAAGCAGCCACACCGACCCCACCTGTGCGCCCCCCGGCTGCGAAAACCTCTTCATCCTGTGCCCCGTACCCGACCGACGGTACAAGCCGCAGTGGGACGATGCCGAGCAGCTGGCCGACACCATTGTGGCAGACCTGAGCGCACGCATAGGCTACGACCTGCAGGCCCATACCCTAACCCGAACGGTAATGACACCGATAGACTGGGAAGAGAAGTTTCGCCTATACCGGGGCAGCGGCCTAGGCCTGGCCCATGGCCTGAACCAGGTGGGTGCCCTGCGCCCAGCCAACAAGGATGAGCACTTTGGCAACCTGTACTACGTAGGGGCCAGCACCATACCGGGTACGGGCCTGCCCATTGTGGTAATATCGAGCAGATTGGTTACCGAACGCATACAGAAAGAACATGCACCCACAGCAGCAGCTATATAA
- the gldF gene encoding gliding motility-associated ABC transporter permease subunit GldF, giving the protein MLVLLRKEVGAFFNSLMGYMVLVVFLVASGLFFWVFPDNLLETGAANLDSLFSIAPFLLLFLVPAITMRAFSEEFKTGTIEYLATKPLRDMQIILGKYLAAVVLVVLSLLPTLVYYASVYYLAEPVGNLDKGATWGAYLGLLGVGAVFAAIGIWCSTLSDNQIVAFVVAVFFCFFFYTGFDLIADLQLFGALNVFVLQLGVLAHYQSISRGVLDVRDVLYFASVILLFVLLSRAQLAARKR; this is encoded by the coding sequence ATGCTTGTACTGCTGCGTAAGGAGGTTGGGGCGTTTTTTAATTCCCTGATGGGCTACATGGTGCTGGTGGTGTTTCTGGTAGCTAGCGGCCTGTTCTTCTGGGTATTCCCCGATAACCTGCTGGAGACGGGTGCGGCCAACCTGGATAGCCTGTTCAGCATCGCCCCTTTTCTGCTACTGTTTCTGGTGCCTGCCATTACCATGCGCGCCTTCTCCGAGGAGTTTAAGACCGGCACCATTGAGTACCTGGCTACCAAGCCCCTGCGCGATATGCAGATCATCCTGGGCAAATACCTGGCTGCTGTGGTGCTGGTGGTGCTGAGCCTGCTGCCCACCCTGGTGTATTATGCCAGTGTGTACTACCTGGCCGAGCCCGTGGGAAACCTGGACAAAGGCGCTACCTGGGGTGCCTACCTGGGCCTGCTGGGTGTGGGGGCTGTTTTTGCCGCCATCGGCATCTGGTGCAGTACGCTGAGTGATAACCAGATTGTGGCTTTCGTGGTGGCCGTGTTCTTCTGTTTCTTTTTCTACACGGGTTTCGACCTGATTGCCGACCTGCAGCTTTTTGGTGCCCTCAATGTGTTTGTGCTACAGCTGGGGGTGCTGGCCCACTACCAGAGCATCAGCCGCGGGGTACTGGATGTGCGTGATGTGCTGTATTTCGCGAGCGTAATCCTGCTCTTCGTGCTGCTGAGCCGTGCCCAGCTGGCGGCCCGTAAGCGCTAG
- a CDS encoding lycopene cyclase domain-containing protein: MHVADSATGWALALFRALDVGPYTYACLHLVCLAAPLLLTFDPWVRFYRRLGWFMLALIFPAAYFILWDATFTTWGVWHFNYRYVTGPSLWGLPWEEWLFFFSVPYACIFLADTFEVWFPIRPRPRLGRVLFLLLYGFLLLLLPLSWGLLYTRYTLLGLLVWMPLSAWWIGLGWWPHILRTWLVCLIPFFLVNGVLTALPVVVYNDAENLGIRLITIPAEDTLYGFLLFLMTFTLYKVLLRRYSGRATVSRPAA; the protein is encoded by the coding sequence ATGCACGTAGCCGATAGTGCCACTGGCTGGGCACTGGCCCTGTTTCGCGCGCTGGACGTGGGGCCCTATACCTATGCCTGCCTGCACTTGGTCTGCCTGGCTGCCCCCCTGCTACTCACCTTCGACCCATGGGTGCGCTTTTACCGGCGGCTGGGGTGGTTTATGCTGGCGCTTATTTTTCCCGCAGCCTACTTTATCCTGTGGGATGCCACCTTCACCACCTGGGGGGTGTGGCACTTCAACTATCGCTATGTTACCGGCCCCAGCCTGTGGGGCCTACCCTGGGAGGAGTGGTTGTTTTTTTTCAGTGTCCCCTATGCCTGCATCTTCCTGGCCGACACCTTCGAGGTATGGTTTCCCATCCGGCCCCGGCCCCGGCTTGGGCGTGTACTCTTCCTGCTGCTCTACGGTTTTCTGCTCCTGCTGCTCCCCCTTAGCTGGGGGCTGCTGTATACCCGCTATACCCTGCTAGGCCTCCTGGTGTGGATGCCGCTATCGGCCTGGTGGATAGGCCTAGGCTGGTGGCCGCACATCCTGCGCACCTGGCTCGTCTGCCTGATACCCTTTTTCCTGGTCAATGGGGTGCTTACAGCCCTGCCCGTAGTGGTATACAACGATGCCGAAAACCTGGGCATCCGGCTCATCACCATCCCCGCCGAAGACACCCTGTACGGATTCCTGCTCTTCCTCATGACCTTTACCCTCTACAAGGTCCTGCTAAGAAGATACTCGGGCAGAGCCACGGTTTCGCGGCCCGCTGCTTAG
- a CDS encoding Gldg family protein: MKQVRTLYMQAVLAGGILLLLNLFAQRTVLRYDLSDDGRYSLNPVSLATMDSLRQQMTVKVYLEGAELPARVKRFRDATRTLLQELQAHAGSKLVFEFIDPSQNQALQQKLVQQGVPAIPIIEQRSATEMRQQFIFPGAVLNFDGKEEVVNLLFNDCVQRGQGLYDCDYAKAEGELEYKLISQMQRMLPGQRRIVGLVQSHGCLPQEKMKEWMTELGKFYQVIPVDLRKSQLLPVSPRLLPDTVRQQLDKDALGYDVLVLPKPTQPFAERDKYILDQYIMMGGRVLWLVDQEEVDELDFASETASSLSILRRLNLDDQFFRYGFRIATDLIEAAPHPSMAGPIEVVMNLPGNQQNERGPRPVPAPYPYYPLIIKAGMPDHPITRSLETVKLHYASSLDTLATPGIRHQPLLRTSPYSRSREGAILINLQRAVFDRPPRDLYLGKGERLVGLALAGTFPSVFRGRRIPDSLDTRAPTINNTVMPNRMVVFSDGDLPTGGRLRYTGTTAIPANNKQLLMNALDWLIDDKSFLQIHARNVQIPRLDLDKVQGNSWYYQGLNLLLPLLLVVGLGLLRAWRRRRRNQAYRQPA, translated from the coding sequence ATGAAACAGGTCCGTACCCTATATATGCAAGCCGTGCTGGCCGGCGGTATCCTGCTGCTGCTCAATCTATTTGCCCAGCGCACCGTACTGCGCTATGATCTGAGCGATGATGGCCGATATAGCCTGAACCCCGTGAGCCTGGCCACCATGGATAGCCTGCGGCAGCAGATGACCGTGAAGGTGTATCTGGAGGGGGCCGAGCTGCCCGCACGCGTAAAGCGCTTTCGCGATGCCACCCGCACCCTGCTGCAGGAGCTGCAGGCCCATGCGGGCAGCAAACTGGTGTTCGAATTCATAGACCCTAGCCAGAATCAGGCTCTGCAGCAAAAGCTGGTGCAGCAGGGCGTACCCGCCATCCCCATTATCGAGCAGCGGTCGGCCACCGAGATGCGCCAGCAGTTTATCTTTCCCGGCGCGGTGCTCAACTTTGACGGCAAGGAGGAAGTGGTAAACCTGCTCTTCAACGACTGTGTACAGCGTGGCCAGGGCCTGTACGACTGTGACTATGCCAAGGCCGAGGGCGAGCTGGAGTACAAGTTGATAAGCCAGATGCAGCGCATGCTGCCCGGCCAGCGCCGCATTGTGGGCCTGGTGCAAAGCCACGGCTGCCTGCCCCAGGAGAAGATGAAAGAGTGGATGACCGAGCTGGGCAAGTTCTATCAGGTCATTCCCGTAGACCTGCGGAAAAGCCAGCTGCTGCCCGTAAGCCCCCGCCTGCTGCCCGACACCGTGCGCCAGCAGCTGGACAAGGACGCACTGGGCTATGATGTGCTGGTGCTGCCCAAGCCCACCCAGCCCTTTGCCGAGCGAGACAAGTACATACTGGACCAGTACATTATGATGGGTGGGCGGGTGCTGTGGCTGGTAGACCAGGAGGAGGTAGACGAGCTGGACTTTGCCAGCGAAACCGCCAGCAGCCTGAGCATCCTGCGGCGCCTGAACCTGGATGATCAGTTCTTCCGGTACGGGTTCCGCATCGCTACCGACCTGATAGAGGCAGCCCCCCACCCCAGCATGGCAGGCCCCATAGAGGTGGTGATGAACCTGCCCGGAAACCAGCAAAACGAGCGCGGGCCACGCCCTGTGCCGGCACCCTACCCCTACTACCCCCTCATCATCAAGGCCGGGATGCCCGACCACCCCATTACCCGCAGCCTGGAGACCGTGAAGCTGCACTATGCCAGCAGCCTGGATACCCTGGCTACCCCCGGCATTCGCCACCAGCCCCTGCTGCGCACCAGCCCCTACAGCCGCTCGCGCGAGGGGGCCATCCTGATCAACCTGCAGCGGGCTGTGTTTGACCGCCCACCCCGAGACCTCTACCTCGGCAAGGGCGAGCGGCTGGTAGGCCTGGCTCTGGCGGGTACATTCCCCTCTGTGTTCCGTGGCCGCCGGATACCCGATAGCCTGGATACCCGTGCCCCAACTATCAACAACACCGTGATGCCAAACCGCATGGTCGTGTTTAGCGACGGAGACCTGCCCACCGGCGGACGGCTACGCTATACCGGCACCACGGCCATCCCCGCCAACAACAAGCAGCTGCTGATGAACGCCCTGGACTGGCTGATAGACGACAAAAGCTTCCTGCAGATACACGCCCGAAACGTGCAGATACCCCGCCTAGACCTGGATAAGGTGCAGGGCAACAGCTGGTACTACCAGGGCCTGAACCTGCTGCTACCCCTGCTGCTGGTGGTAGGCCTGGGGCTGCTGCGCGCCTGGCGGCGCCGCCGCCGAAACCAAGCCTACCGGCAGCCAGCCTAG
- a CDS encoding AhpC/TSA family protein, which yields MLLLIGASLSACQKDKPGQPDIRIGVGSTEEITLARALEAERERFRAHTPRREVELYERSIAHLSKSGILEGAIQLGDLAPDFTLPNATGMSVRLSELTRKGPVVLTWYRGGWCPYCNINLQYLQRHLPAFRAEGATLIALSPEVPDSTLSTKERNGLQFEVLSDPDNQVAKAYGLVYRLTPTVAAAYRKHCDLAAYNGNKHQELPLAATYVLDRYGRVSWAFVDADYRKRAEPQDIVAALKKLDE from the coding sequence ATGCTTTTGCTTATCGGGGCAAGCCTATCGGCTTGTCAAAAAGACAAACCCGGCCAACCAGATATACGAATTGGGGTAGGCAGCACCGAGGAAATCACACTAGCCCGGGCACTGGAGGCCGAGCGGGAACGCTTTAGGGCACATACACCGCGCAGAGAAGTAGAGCTGTATGAAAGGAGCATAGCCCATTTGAGCAAGAGCGGCATACTGGAGGGGGCTATTCAGCTGGGAGATCTGGCACCGGATTTCACGCTCCCGAATGCCACAGGCATGTCGGTACGCCTATCCGAGCTGACCCGGAAGGGGCCCGTGGTGCTTACCTGGTACCGGGGCGGCTGGTGCCCATACTGCAACATCAACCTACAGTACCTGCAGCGGCACCTCCCTGCGTTCCGGGCCGAGGGGGCCACCCTGATAGCCCTTAGCCCCGAAGTGCCCGACAGCACCCTGTCTACCAAAGAAAGGAATGGCCTACAGTTCGAGGTACTGAGCGACCCCGACAACCAGGTAGCCAAGGCCTACGGCCTGGTGTACCGGCTAACCCCCACCGTGGCGGCTGCCTACCGCAAGCACTGCGACCTGGCAGCCTACAATGGAAACAAACACCAGGAGCTGCCCCTGGCGGCCACCTACGTGCTTGACCGGTATGGGCGCGTGAGCTGGGCATTTGTCG
- a CDS encoding DUF4340 domain-containing protein, whose product MKNQRIALVLLALLAVLAIAYYLSTGTGTGLRPGHFAVTDTNSIQQIVLRRHFARLAEDEVVTLVKKDSTWWANDLYRANPARIRELMQAIATIQAREPVESTARANAMRYIRETHVRVEVQTQDSTRIYYVGPGSPDKRGSLAYLEDDEIPYIVELPGFVGNVDRHYATRLKEWRQLPLFTLGYEDLRQIAVRYPGADSSYVLRRQPNGMWKLPDQPTDTTASLRYARQYKPTYALEPAEERYPGAFEALARQRPDVVLQLTDKAGRKQTLNLHYIAGKPDLLLGWKPEKPELLLVQNFSMAPYLARRHQFVAR is encoded by the coding sequence ATGAAAAACCAACGCATCGCCCTCGTACTACTCGCGCTTCTGGCCGTGCTCGCCATAGCCTACTACCTCAGCACCGGTACTGGTACCGGCCTCAGGCCCGGACACTTTGCCGTAACCGATACCAATAGCATTCAGCAGATCGTACTGCGGCGCCACTTTGCCCGCCTGGCCGAAGACGAAGTGGTAACCCTGGTAAAAAAAGATAGTACCTGGTGGGCCAACGACCTGTACCGTGCCAACCCGGCACGCATCCGCGAGCTGATGCAGGCCATAGCCACCATACAGGCACGCGAACCCGTTGAATCCACCGCACGGGCCAATGCTATGCGCTACATACGCGAAACCCACGTCCGCGTAGAGGTGCAGACCCAAGACAGCACCCGAATCTACTACGTGGGCCCAGGCTCGCCAGACAAAAGAGGCTCGCTGGCCTACCTGGAGGACGATGAAATACCGTACATCGTGGAGCTGCCCGGCTTTGTGGGCAATGTAGACCGCCACTACGCTACCCGGCTGAAGGAGTGGCGCCAGCTACCCCTCTTTACCCTGGGCTATGAGGACCTCCGCCAGATAGCCGTGCGCTACCCGGGTGCCGACTCTTCCTACGTGCTCCGGCGCCAGCCCAATGGCATGTGGAAGCTGCCCGACCAGCCCACAGACACCACCGCCAGCCTGCGCTATGCCCGCCAGTACAAGCCCACCTATGCCCTGGAGCCTGCCGAAGAGCGCTACCCAGGTGCCTTTGAGGCACTGGCCAGGCAGCGGCCAGATGTGGTGCTACAGCTGACGGACAAGGCAGGCCGGAAGCAAACCCTGAACCTGCACTACATAGCCGGCAAGCCTGACCTGCTGCTGGGCTGGAAGCCCGAAAAGCCCGAACTACTACTGGTTCAGAACTTTAGCATGGCTCCCTACCTGGCCAGGCGGCACCAGTTCGTGGCCAGATAG
- the dnaN gene encoding DNA polymerase III subunit beta — translation MKFIVSSGELLKHVSAIQGVVSPKAVLPIIQNILLELKDGQLRLTATDLENSLQTALKVETDGSESMAVCLPAKILADTLKALPEQPITFSMDANSFAVTVTSDTGTYKIHGVDGGDFPKIPAADNTTSITIPLGNLVKAINMTLFATSSDELKPAMTGVLFKFGAEHATFVATDAHRLVRYRRTDIRVPEEVEFILPQKALKLLTNAAQNSSEDAVQIEYNSSNAFFKFANTLLVCRQIDARFPDYENVIPAGSPNKAIVDKKELLGTMRRSDIYSNKTTHLGRFKFSGNLLEVQAEDLDFANESKENLNCLYEGEELEIGFNVSLMMDVIDTVPTDEVVVEMDSSNRAAVVLPSSQEEGENVLMLLMPVMLGVTY, via the coding sequence ATGAAATTCATCGTTTCTTCTGGCGAACTCCTTAAGCACGTAAGTGCCATACAGGGTGTGGTGAGCCCCAAGGCAGTATTACCCATCATACAGAACATCCTGCTGGAGCTGAAGGATGGCCAGCTGCGCCTAACCGCTACCGACCTGGAGAATAGCCTCCAAACGGCCCTGAAGGTAGAGACCGATGGCAGTGAGTCCATGGCGGTATGCCTACCCGCCAAGATCTTGGCCGATACCCTGAAGGCACTGCCCGAGCAGCCCATCACCTTCAGCATGGATGCCAATAGCTTTGCCGTTACCGTTACCAGCGACACCGGTACCTACAAGATACACGGCGTAGACGGGGGCGATTTCCCTAAAATACCCGCCGCAGACAATACCACCAGCATTACCATACCGCTGGGCAATCTGGTGAAGGCCATCAACATGACCCTCTTTGCCACCAGCTCCGACGAGCTAAAGCCGGCCATGACCGGTGTGCTCTTCAAGTTTGGGGCAGAGCATGCCACCTTTGTGGCCACCGATGCCCACCGCCTGGTACGCTACCGCCGCACAGACATCCGAGTGCCCGAAGAGGTAGAATTCATCCTCCCCCAAAAGGCCCTGAAACTGCTGACCAACGCTGCCCAAAACAGCAGCGAGGATGCGGTGCAGATTGAGTACAACAGCAGCAATGCCTTCTTCAAGTTTGCCAACACCCTGCTGGTGTGCCGCCAGATAGACGCACGTTTCCCCGACTACGAGAATGTGATCCCTGCTGGTAGCCCCAATAAGGCTATTGTAGACAAAAAGGAACTGCTGGGCACCATGCGCCGCAGCGATATCTACTCGAACAAGACTACGCACCTGGGCCGATTCAAATTCAGCGGAAACCTGCTAGAGGTGCAGGCCGAAGACCTGGACTTTGCCAACGAAAGCAAAGAGAACCTGAACTGCCTCTACGAGGGCGAAGAGCTGGAAATCGGCTTCAACGTAAGCCTGATGATGGATGTAATAGATACCGTACCTACGGACGAGGTGGTGGTGGAGATGGACAGCAGCAACCGGGCCGCCGTGGTGCTACCCAGCAGCCAGGAGGAGGGTGAGAACGTACTCATGCTGCTGATGCCTGTTATGCTGGGCGTTACCTACTAG
- a CDS encoding phytoene/squalene synthase family protein — protein sequence MHPQQQLYNHSSLACSKLVTRAYSTSFSKGIRCLARPLRDPVYAIYGFVRFADEIVDTFEAVDRTQLLNRFRQDTWLALEERISLNPILHAFQETVHRYQIPRAYIEAFLHSMEMDLSYTRFNQQEYETYIYGSAEVVGLMCLCVFCEGDPRRYEPLVPSARALGSAFQKINFLRDLKADWEERGRVYFPGVEFSLFSEADKQAIEADLAADFREGAAGIAQLPTGARLGVDLAYRYYLRLFNKIRHLSARRLTQGRVRVSDSRKFSIFLTTYWQHARSR from the coding sequence ATGCACCCACAGCAGCAGCTATATAACCACAGTAGCCTGGCCTGTAGCAAGCTGGTAACCCGGGCCTACAGCACCAGCTTCAGCAAAGGCATACGCTGCCTGGCCAGGCCCCTGCGAGACCCCGTTTATGCCATCTATGGCTTTGTCCGTTTTGCCGATGAGATTGTAGACACCTTTGAGGCCGTAGACCGCACGCAGCTGCTCAACCGCTTCCGGCAAGATACCTGGCTGGCCCTGGAGGAGCGCATTAGCCTGAACCCCATCCTGCACGCCTTTCAGGAAACGGTGCACCGCTACCAGATCCCCAGGGCCTACATCGAGGCCTTTCTGCACAGCATGGAGATGGACCTTAGCTACACGCGCTTCAACCAGCAGGAGTACGAGACCTACATATACGGTAGTGCCGAGGTGGTAGGCCTGATGTGCCTGTGCGTATTCTGCGAAGGAGACCCCCGGCGCTACGAACCGCTGGTGCCATCGGCCCGCGCCCTGGGCAGTGCTTTTCAGAAGATCAACTTCCTGCGCGACCTGAAGGCCGACTGGGAAGAACGGGGCCGGGTGTACTTTCCAGGCGTAGAGTTTAGCCTGTTTAGCGAGGCGGACAAACAGGCCATAGAGGCCGACCTGGCAGCAGACTTCCGGGAAGGCGCTGCGGGCATTGCCCAGCTGCCCACAGGGGCACGACTGGGGGTAGATCTGGCCTATCGCTACTACCTGCGTCTGTTTAACAAAATCCGCCACCTCTCTGCCCGCAGGCTCACACAGGGCCGTGTGCGGGTGAGCGATAGCCGAAAGTTTTCCATTTTCCTCACCACCTACTGGCAGCATGCACGTAGCCGATAG